The following DNA comes from Bathymodiolus thermophilus thioautotrophic gill symbiont.
CGGTAATCTTCTTTAAATAAACAGCTGTTTCCAGGGCCAATGCCTCAGATTCAATGACGCAAGGCCCTGCAATTAAGAAAAATGGCTGGTCGATACCTACTTCAAAATCTAATAATTTCATAATTTGGATTCTATACAAAAAACTCAGCAACAATTATATTCGTTTAAAATACGGTAATAGAGATAAATTGATTAAATAGCCATGACAAACACACCTGACATTTTAAAAAGAATTATTACCCGCAAAGAAGAAGAGGTTGCCGAGTGTAAAAACAACATTTCTGTCAAGAAAATGCTTGAGGATGCTTATCAAAATCGTGACACACGGGACTTTTACCAAGCCTTAAAAAACAAAGCAGACCTTAAGCAAAATGCCATTATTGCAGAAATTAAAAAAGCCTCCCCTTCCAAAGGGGTTATGCGAGAGAATTTTGACCCTGTTGACATTGCCAAAAGTTACGAGCAAGCAGGTGCATCTTGTTTGTCCGTTTTAACCGATAAAGATTTTTTCCAAGGAGACGATCAATATTTGACCGATGTGCGTGCTGCAGTTTCCCTCCCTGTTTTACGCAAAGAATTCATTATTGACCCTTATCAAGTTTATGAGTCCAGAGTGTTAGGTGCTGATTGCATCTTACTCATTGCCGCCTGTTTAAGTGACGAACAAATGGAAGATTTGGCAATGCGTGCCATTGCTATTAACATGGATGTTTTGGTTGAAGTGCACAACCTAGAAGAATTGCAACGCACCTCTAAATTACGCCTACCTATGATTGGCATTAACAACCGAAATTTACGCACATTTAGCGTCTCCCTACAAACAACAGTTGAATTGCTAAGGGAAATTGAAAGTGATACTTTGATCATAACCGAAAGCGGCATTTTAAGCGCAGAGGATGTGGCGTTTATGCACAAACATGATATCTATAGTTTCTTAGTGGGTGAGGCGTTTATGCGTCATGACAACCCCGGCAAGGCTTTACAGGAGATTTTTATATGAAAACAACCGTTAAATGGATTGATAATATGATGATGGTTGGCGAATCTGCCAGTGGTCATGCTGTGGTGATGGACGGCCCTGAAGCATTGGGGGGTAAAAATTTAGGCATTCGCCCCATGGAAATGTTATTGCTAGGCATGGGTGGATGCACAACCATTGATGTGGTATCCACACTCAAAAAAATGCGTGAAAATATACACGATTGCCATGCTGAAATTACTGCCGAGCGTGCAGACGAACACCCAAAAGTTTTTACCAAAATCCACATTCACTTTATTGTAGCAGGTGAAAATCTCAACGAGAAAAAAGTAGCCAAAGCCGTTAGCCTGTCAGCTGAAAAATATTGCTCTGCCTCCATTATGCTTGGCAAAACTGCCAAAGTAACACACGATTTTAAAGTCCATGAATAACGCTTGGGGTTGGTTCGGCACAATAACCGGCATTACAGGTGGTTTGCTGGTGGCACTTAACTTTGAATGGTCTAAATTTGGTTATCTTTTTTTTATGGCATCAGCCATCAGTTGGATTATCCAAGGTACTAAAAATAATGACAAATCTCTAATACTGCTCAATGCCGTCTTTGTTTGTGTCAATACAGTGGGGATTTACCATTGGTTTTCTTAAAAGTATTTTTCCACATTTTGTGCCTTTGCCTATTGTCATCAAGTGTCATAGCACACGACAAAAATAACGATGCTTTGACTAAAAAAATTGAAAAATCACACCATCATTTATCCACATTTAAAATTAAATTAAAAACAGGTGTTAACACCGCTAAAATCTCAACGCAAACAAACAACAAAAAATTACTTCACTATGAGCGCCATTTAGGTACACCTAAATCTCATGAAAATAACCAATGGGGCGAATCTGAAGCAATGATTCTTGAAGCAAAAATGAAATTACAAACCATAGAAAACAAAATGAGCGTTCAAGGCAATTGGGGGCAAATAAAACTTAGAGTACAAGGCTTAAAAAGCAAAGACCCCGGTAGAGTAAAACTCAAATATCAATATGGCTTTTAAACTGTCGCAAATTGTTATTTCTTAGCGTATAATGTTGTCCTTCTATGGAGAGTTGGCCGAGTTGGCTGAAGGCGCGCCCCTGCTAAGGGTGTATAGGGTTTATCCCCTATCGAGGGTTCGAATCCCTCACTCTCCACCATATTATTGCAAAAAATGCCTTTAAATCAACATTTAAAGGCATTTTTGTTTCTAGTTTTTAAAAAAAAATACACCACTTAAAACCCTTACATCTTACCAAATATTCAAAAAATCAGAGTTTTTCATCAAGTGCCTGAACACTTGATAGGCTACTCCCTTTTTTTTCAATAATAGCGATAATTAACACATCATCAATGTGGCATATAGCACTTTGAAAAAGTCAGAATAACCCTGTGAGACCTTTGCATAAATATGGGTGATTAGCAAAATTCAATTTTTGCCCACTTGGTGATTTTCTTAAACCTTGTCCTAACAGGGCTAAGACTGGGTTTAAAAAATTACCAAGTGGGTGAAAAGTGGACTCTTGATGATTATTCATATTTATGCAAAGGCCTCTAAGAGTTGTAATTTCTATAAAACCTATCCTAGTAGAACTAAAATTGGCTTTATAAAAGATTACAAATGAGCGAAAGTTGGCCTTTAGTTAATATTAATGTCTAATGTAAAAATGATATTAACGAAAATCGGGTAAAATTTTCAACTTGCTTTATTTATATATTAAATTATTTTACTATGACCGATACCCCTTTAATAATCGCTGGAAAAACTTACCAATCTCGCCTCCTGGTTGGCTCAGGTAAGTACCAAGACCTTAACGAAACCAAATTGGCAACCGAGGCAGCAGAAGCCAACATTATCACCGTTGCTATTCGCCGCACCAACATTGGGCAAGATAAAAATGAACCCAATTTATTGGCAGTTATCTCGCCAGAAAAATACACCATTTTGCCCAACACAGCAGGCTGTTACAACGCCAAAGATGCCGTGCGCACTTGCCAATTGGCTCGTGAACTTTTGGGTGGTCATAATTTGGTTAAACTTGAAGTTTTGGGAGATGAAAAAACCCTTTACCCCAATATTGTTGAAACCCTATCTGCTGCACAAACACTGGTCAATGACGGTTTTGATGTCATGGTTTACACCAGCGACGACCCCATTGTCGCCAAAGAATTAGAAAACATCGGCTGTTGTGCCATTATGCCGCTCGCCTCACTCATCGGCTCAGGTCAAGGCATTGCCAATCCCGCCAACATCAAACTCATTAAACAACACGCCAATGTCCCTGTTTTAGTAGATGCAGGTATCGGCTGTGCAAGCGATGCCGCCAAAGCCATGGAACTCGGCTGCGATGGCGTATTGATGAACTCAGCCATTGCCAACGCCACCCACCCAATTTTAATGGCAAGCGCCATGAAACACGCTGTTATTGCTGGTCGAGAATCTTTTCTTGCAGGTAGAATGATGAAAAAAGCCTACGCTTCCGCTTCATCGCCAATGGAAAATTTAATTTAAGGCATTTACATCAACATTTTGTCAGGGTGAACAATTATTAAAAAAAATCTAACACGGAACTTATAAAATGAAAAACACAATAAAGAAATTACTCTTAACACTTGTATTGATTTCTCCTGCCTATGCCACTATCAATCACACAATACCCGAAATCCTCGCACAAACAGACAAAATGGCAAAAGTAGCACAAGCCATACTAGAAAATCCGGAGGTTTCTGATACTGATATAAAAAGTCTTGTCTACAGATTCGTCCTCTTTGATGAAAAAATTTACGGCTCAGCATTAGCATTTAATCCTGATGTTTTGTCAAAATACCCTAGACTAAGTGCCGAAAAACACAATGGTCATCTTTTATACAGCCCTTACATGTATCGCAAAACCCCCTCCTCTTTATCGTTCATCAACATTGGACACATTCGCCCCAATCAAGGTTACGATTACACCACCAAACAATGGTACGCCAAACCCGCAAAAACTTCACAACCTGGATGGAGTGATGTGTACATAGACACGGGGGCTGGCAATGTCAAAATGCTTACTTATTCGGTGCCTGTAGAAAATTTGGCGGTTTTCACTTTTGATTTGACGGGCTCACAAGAAAACAAAGAAAAAATCCAAGCGCTCAAGCATAAATTTAAGATAAAACGCAAAGGCTCATTAAAAAGATGATAACCACCAATAAGCCGATAGAAATTTCAGAGGATGATATATTTGTAAATGATTGCTTAGATAGAAAAGAGGTCGTAGAGGATTTATCTTGCTTAATCAGCTCTAGCACCCAACCTTTTGTCTTTAGCGTTAATGCTGATTGGGGCTCAGGGAAAACTACTTTTGTAAAATTATGGAAAACCCATTTGGAAAAAGAGCATGGAGTCAAAAGTGTTTACTTTAGTGCGTGGGAAGATGATTTTACCAGCGACCCATTAATTGCAATATTGGGGGAATTGGACGCTTATATTAAAAAAAACAATGGTGACTTAGAGGGCGAGTTAAAAAATGTTAAAAAAACAGTCGGTAAAATTCTTGGCAATACTATGCCAGCAATATTCAAAGGAGTGGCAAAAAAAGTGATTGGTAACGATGCCGTAGATCAAATTGTGACTGATTTTATAGAAAGTTCTGCTACTGTGCTTATTGATAACTATCAAACAGAAAAAACAGCCTTAGAAGAATTTAAAAGATCCATTACCGAGATATTGCAAAAAATAAACAAAGGTAGTCCTTTTGTTATTTTCATTGACGAATTAGACCGATGCAGACCGCTTTATGCCATAGAATGCTTAGAAAGAATTAAACATATATTTGGCATTAAACATTTGGTTTTTGTGCTGTCAATTGATAAAAAAAATTTAGCAGAGTCTATCAAGTCTCAATATGGCAATATAGATACTGATAACTATCTAAGGCGATTTATAGACCTTGAATTTGATTTAAAAAACCCTAGTGTTGATGAATTTTGTGATGTTTTAGAGAGAAAATTTCAGTTGAATAACATCATTGAAGAGAAAATATCTAATACTGGGGGTGCAAAATATTATTATTTACCTACAATAAAAACACTTGTTATAGAGCTTAACTTGTCATTAAGGCAAGTAGAGCAAATTTTTACCAAATTACAAATTGTTTTTAAAACTACCAAATACGGAGTGCCTTATGGGCACTTTTTGGTATTGGCTTTATTTGAAACCTTCAAAACTTATGACAATGATTTGTACTTTGGTTTAATAAATGGAAAAGAAGAGGCTGAAAATAAAATTAAAGAGTTGATAGAGGCTATAAATAACGATGACTTAAAGTATTTTAAAATTTTAATTATCATAATTATTGGCTCTATGAAACTTGACGACACTTCCTTGTATAAATTTATAAAAACACAGCTTGAACCGCCTTCAATAGAAGATAATTATAATTCTATTTTCTTTTATGGGGCATTAGAAGAGTTGTTTATTAACATATATTCTATGTCTAAAAGATTTAGGAATCCTGCAAGCAATCAAATTATAAAAACCGCAATAAAA
Coding sequences within:
- a CDS encoding KAP family P-loop NTPase fold protein yields the protein MITTNKPIEISEDDIFVNDCLDRKEVVEDLSCLISSSTQPFVFSVNADWGSGKTTFVKLWKTHLEKEHGVKSVYFSAWEDDFTSDPLIAILGELDAYIKKNNGDLEGELKNVKKTVGKILGNTMPAIFKGVAKKVIGNDAVDQIVTDFIESSATVLIDNYQTEKTALEEFKRSITEILQKINKGSPFVIFIDELDRCRPLYAIECLERIKHIFGIKHLVFVLSIDKKNLAESIKSQYGNIDTDNYLRRFIDLEFDLKNPSVDEFCDVLERKFQLNNIIEEKISNTGGAKYYYLPTIKTLVIELNLSLRQVEQIFTKLQIVFKTTKYGVPYGHFLVLALFETFKTYDNDLYFGLINGKEEAENKIKELIEAINNDDLKYFKILIIIIIGSMKLDDTSLYKFIKTQLEPPSIEDNYNSIFFYGALEELFINIYSMSKRFRNPASNQIIKTAIKQIAFTDKFNLD
- a CDS encoding thiazole synthase; this encodes MTDTPLIIAGKTYQSRLLVGSGKYQDLNETKLATEAAEANIITVAIRRTNIGQDKNEPNLLAVISPEKYTILPNTAGCYNAKDAVRTCQLARELLGGHNLVKLEVLGDEKTLYPNIVETLSAAQTLVNDGFDVMVYTSDDPIVAKELENIGCCAIMPLASLIGSGQGIANPANIKLIKQHANVPVLVDAGIGCASDAAKAMELGCDGVLMNSAIANATHPILMASAMKHAVIAGRESFLAGRMMKKAYASASSPMENLI
- the trpC gene encoding indole-3-glycerol phosphate synthase TrpC; this encodes MTNTPDILKRIITRKEEEVAECKNNISVKKMLEDAYQNRDTRDFYQALKNKADLKQNAIIAEIKKASPSKGVMRENFDPVDIAKSYEQAGASCLSVLTDKDFFQGDDQYLTDVRAAVSLPVLRKEFIIDPYQVYESRVLGADCILLIAACLSDEQMEDLAMRAIAINMDVLVEVHNLEELQRTSKLRLPMIGINNRNLRTFSVSLQTTVELLREIESDTLIITESGILSAEDVAFMHKHDIYSFLVGEAFMRHDNPGKALQEIFI
- a CDS encoding OsmC family protein: MKTTVKWIDNMMMVGESASGHAVVMDGPEALGGKNLGIRPMEMLLLGMGGCTTIDVVSTLKKMRENIHDCHAEITAERADEHPKVFTKIHIHFIVAGENLNEKKVAKAVSLSAEKYCSASIMLGKTAKVTHDFKVHE
- a CDS encoding cache domain-containing protein; translated protein: MKNTIKKLLLTLVLISPAYATINHTIPEILAQTDKMAKVAQAILENPEVSDTDIKSLVYRFVLFDEKIYGSALAFNPDVLSKYPRLSAEKHNGHLLYSPYMYRKTPSSLSFINIGHIRPNQGYDYTTKQWYAKPAKTSQPGWSDVYIDTGAGNVKMLTYSVPVENLAVFTFDLTGSQENKEKIQALKHKFKIKRKGSLKR